The proteins below are encoded in one region of Micromonospora pisi:
- a CDS encoding oxygenase MpaB family protein — protein MTAPADDTTTDRRAPGYLRGLDPVADHHRIYRHLVMREFWPEARVGLNLAFYRTYAVPSIARLLLATGELTGRPVKRAYDTGAIMYELIANGIDHPRGQRVLTMLNRMHRVHGISDPEYRYVLGTLVFVPGRWIDRFGPRTLTRAEHEATFQFYRRVGAAMRIPEIPPTLAAFEAEFDEFERVNFGFDPAASTLILATKDLMAQRLPAALRNVGWARRAMAAATDTMLDPPVRAALGVPEPSRAVEVAVHGLLRLRGRLRRFATIPDRDLWIPGQPNAAYPDGYTLDQLGPDRPAPDRRHGSAGGAGRTRGADR, from the coding sequence GTGACCGCCCCCGCGGACGACACCACCACCGATCGACGTGCCCCCGGATACCTGCGCGGACTGGATCCGGTCGCGGACCACCACCGGATCTACCGCCACCTGGTGATGCGCGAGTTCTGGCCCGAGGCGCGGGTCGGCCTGAACCTCGCCTTCTACCGCACGTACGCGGTGCCGTCGATCGCCCGGCTGCTGCTCGCCACCGGTGAGCTGACCGGCCGCCCCGTCAAGCGCGCCTACGACACCGGCGCCATCATGTACGAACTGATTGCCAACGGCATCGACCACCCGCGTGGACAGCGCGTCCTGACCATGCTGAACCGGATGCACCGGGTCCACGGCATCAGCGACCCCGAGTACCGGTACGTGCTCGGCACGCTGGTGTTCGTACCGGGTCGCTGGATCGACCGGTTCGGCCCGCGCACCCTGACCCGGGCGGAGCACGAGGCGACCTTCCAGTTCTACCGGCGGGTCGGTGCCGCGATGCGCATCCCGGAGATCCCGCCGACCCTTGCCGCGTTCGAGGCCGAGTTCGACGAGTTCGAACGGGTCAACTTCGGCTTCGACCCGGCCGCCAGCACCCTGATCCTGGCCACCAAGGACCTGATGGCGCAGCGGCTTCCCGCCGCCCTGCGCAACGTCGGATGGGCCCGCCGGGCCATGGCCGCCGCCACCGACACCATGCTCGACCCGCCGGTCCGCGCCGCCCTCGGCGTCCCCGAACCGTCCCGGGCCGTGGAGGTCGCCGTGCACGGCCTGCTGCGGCTGCGGGGACGGCTGCGGCGCTTCGCCACCATCCCCGACCGTGACCTCTGGATCCCCGGCCAGCCCAACGCGGCCTACCCCGACGGCTACACGCTCGACCAACTCGGACCCGACCGACCGGCGCCGGACCGGCGGCACGGGTCGGCGGGCGGCGCCGGCCGGACCCGGGGCGCGGACCGGTAG
- a CDS encoding peptidase — MDRNQTPTATAGTTVALRLGATTLAVAAGLLLPAGVAAAAPASPLPTPSPGAVTVTKAGTSFLTATGIAAGQPVNVAASTGDYLYWSFAAEAGQTNDVAINVTLPPSADRHGPSTWTVDVFDGLRRRQACTAGAQTPTVAATESTVPLNCTLRQVRSWAEPWSGDPLPGTYYVRLATSDLPEQDLGLPIQVGLVVGAVDDDNITPEDGDLRTPLVPAVKPGAILPEGGAAPTPGASASPDPAAQAANDDEGFFFGWFDGWFDGFSSRWIWTSAGGVLAAVAGVVGFALTRRPRRPVVR; from the coding sequence ATGGACCGGAACCAGACTCCGACGGCCACGGCGGGTACGACCGTCGCCCTGCGCCTCGGTGCGACGACGCTCGCCGTCGCCGCCGGCCTGCTGCTCCCGGCCGGCGTGGCGGCAGCCGCACCGGCGTCACCACTGCCGACCCCCTCACCCGGCGCGGTCACGGTCACCAAGGCCGGCACCTCGTTCCTCACCGCCACCGGGATCGCCGCCGGTCAACCGGTCAACGTCGCCGCCTCCACCGGCGACTACCTCTACTGGTCGTTCGCGGCCGAAGCCGGTCAGACCAACGACGTCGCGATCAACGTGACGTTGCCACCGTCGGCCGACCGGCACGGACCGTCGACCTGGACCGTCGACGTCTTCGACGGGCTGCGCCGCCGGCAGGCGTGCACCGCCGGCGCCCAGACCCCGACGGTCGCGGCGACCGAGAGCACGGTGCCGCTCAACTGCACCCTGCGTCAGGTCCGTTCGTGGGCCGAACCGTGGTCCGGAGACCCGCTGCCCGGTACCTACTACGTCCGGCTGGCCACAAGTGACCTGCCGGAACAGGACCTGGGCCTGCCGATCCAGGTGGGCCTGGTGGTCGGCGCGGTGGACGACGACAACATCACCCCGGAGGACGGCGACCTCAGGACGCCGCTCGTACCGGCGGTGAAGCCCGGAGCGATCCTGCCCGAGGGTGGTGCCGCGCCGACGCCGGGCGCCAGCGCCAGTCCGGATCCCGCCGCCCAGGCCGCGAACGACGACGAGGGCTTCTTCTTCGGCTGGTTCGACGGCTGGTTCGACGGCTTCTCGTCCCGGTGGATCTGGACCTCGGCCGGCGGCGTGCTGGCCGCGGTTGCCGGGGTGGTCGGCTTCGCCCTGACCCGTCGTCCCCGCCGACCGGTGGTCCGCTAG
- a CDS encoding VWA domain-containing protein, with protein sequence MIIIRRSIAVLLGLLAALTPLGIPPASADEPTSEPPKVELVLDVSGSMRANDIDGRSRIAVAQQAFHEVVDALPDETQLGIRVLGATYPGDDKKIGCQDTQQIVPVGPVNREQAKAAIAGLRPTGFTPVGLALRGAAQDLGTGGTTRRIVLITDGEDTCAPPDPCEVARELAAQGTHLVVDTLGLAPDEKVRKQLVCIASATGGTYTSANSVEQLSGRIRQLVDRANDTYTATPALVTGAGECGNAPILAPGVYSDREKFQEHRYYRIPVRADQELRASVSVALDRPLNRDYGVLLRATATDGRELVRGTDAGSGRTDVLSTGLRWSASEPDEPTEEPSEEPAEGTTLVVPTPTVCLVVGNSFSGQNTSAQVPGMPVELTIDVVDFSPAPSSPGLGRGWVLLLLLTVAGLLTGLVTGWLTRWWVATWREN encoded by the coding sequence GTGATCATCATAAGACGGTCCATCGCGGTCCTGTTAGGACTGCTGGCCGCCCTTACGCCACTTGGTATTCCGCCGGCATCCGCCGACGAACCGACCTCCGAGCCGCCCAAAGTGGAGCTTGTGCTCGACGTGAGCGGATCGATGCGGGCCAACGACATCGACGGCCGCAGCCGGATCGCCGTCGCCCAGCAGGCGTTCCACGAGGTGGTGGACGCGCTACCCGACGAGACGCAGCTCGGCATCCGGGTCCTCGGCGCCACCTACCCCGGCGACGACAAGAAGATCGGCTGCCAGGACACCCAGCAGATCGTGCCGGTCGGCCCGGTCAACCGGGAACAGGCCAAGGCCGCCATCGCCGGGCTCCGACCCACCGGCTTCACCCCGGTCGGGCTCGCACTGCGCGGCGCGGCCCAGGACCTCGGCACCGGCGGAACCACCCGACGGATCGTGCTCATCACCGACGGCGAGGACACCTGCGCCCCGCCCGACCCGTGCGAGGTGGCCCGCGAACTCGCCGCCCAGGGCACCCACCTGGTCGTCGACACCCTCGGCCTGGCCCCCGACGAGAAGGTACGCAAGCAGCTCGTCTGCATCGCCTCCGCCACCGGCGGCACGTACACCTCGGCGAACAGCGTCGAGCAGCTCAGCGGCCGGATCCGGCAGTTGGTCGACCGGGCGAACGACACGTACACCGCGACCCCGGCACTGGTCACCGGCGCCGGTGAGTGTGGCAACGCGCCGATCCTGGCCCCCGGCGTCTACTCCGACCGGGAGAAGTTCCAGGAGCACCGCTACTACCGGATCCCGGTCCGGGCCGACCAGGAACTGCGCGCCTCGGTGAGCGTGGCCCTCGACCGCCCGCTCAACCGTGACTACGGCGTCCTGCTGCGCGCCACCGCAACCGACGGCCGCGAACTCGTACGCGGAACGGACGCCGGCAGTGGCCGTACGGACGTCCTCTCCACCGGCCTGCGCTGGTCAGCCTCGGAGCCGGACGAGCCGACCGAGGAGCCCAGCGAGGAACCGGCCGAGGGCACCACCCTGGTCGTACCGACGCCCACCGTCTGCCTGGTGGTCGGCAACTCCTTCTCCGGCCAGAACACCTCCGCCCAGGTCCCCGGCATGCCGGTCGAGCTGACCATCGACGTGGTCGACTTCTCGCCCGCGCCGAGCAGCCCGGGGCTGGGCCGGGGCTGGGTCCTGCTGTTGCTGCTGACCGTCGCCGGCCTGCTCACCGGTCTGGTCACCGGCTGGTTGACCCGCTGGTGGGTCGCCACCTGGAGGGAGAACTGA
- a CDS encoding RNA ligase family protein, whose product MRNEPEPAPARKYPRTHHLPDSPGATSDDRILTDLDGFTGELVVTEKMDGGNVTFTRDLMYARSVDSGTHPWDRPAKALWARVAHEIPYGWRICGESVWARRSVAYTDLPGVFLVFAVWDATHTLRSWDETVEWAALLELPLVPVLHRGPDLATARAAWSRQRDADGSEGFVVRTAAPIPEAEFGRRVAKWVRPQHVRTEASWRHRDDFAVNGFAH is encoded by the coding sequence ATGCGCAACGAGCCGGAACCAGCCCCGGCGCGCAAGTACCCGCGTACCCACCACCTGCCGGACTCCCCCGGCGCGACCAGCGACGACCGGATCCTCACCGACCTCGACGGGTTCACCGGCGAACTGGTGGTGACGGAGAAGATGGACGGTGGAAACGTCACCTTCACCCGCGACCTGATGTACGCCCGCTCGGTCGACTCCGGCACGCACCCCTGGGACCGGCCGGCGAAAGCGCTCTGGGCGCGGGTGGCACACGAGATCCCGTACGGCTGGCGGATCTGCGGCGAATCGGTGTGGGCCCGGCGCAGTGTGGCGTACACCGATCTGCCCGGTGTCTTCCTGGTCTTCGCGGTCTGGGACGCCACGCACACGCTCCGGAGCTGGGACGAGACCGTCGAGTGGGCAGCCCTGCTGGAGCTGCCGCTCGTGCCCGTACTCCATCGCGGCCCCGACCTGGCCACGGCCCGCGCGGCCTGGTCGCGGCAGCGCGACGCCGACGGATCGGAGGGCTTCGTCGTGCGCACGGCAGCGCCGATCCCGGAGGCCGAGTTCGGCCGCCGGGTCGCCAAATGGGTACGCCCACAGCACGTCCGCACCGAGGCGTCCTGGCGGCACCGCGACGACTTCGCCGTCAACGGCTTCGCCCACTGA
- a CDS encoding ASCH domain-containing protein encodes MHDLPKAEFAFPGPLRDQLVAAILNGTKTSTTGLEIDYQLEQEPLPVAGQRKVVVDSADHPVAVIELTDVRVVRLGDVDLAHAIDEGEGFTSVADWRTGHEQFWHSAEYRDFLGDPSFSVDDDTRAVAQRFRVVERF; translated from the coding sequence ATGCATGACCTGCCGAAGGCCGAATTCGCCTTTCCTGGGCCACTGCGCGATCAGTTGGTCGCGGCCATCCTGAACGGTACGAAGACCTCGACCACCGGACTGGAAATCGACTACCAGCTCGAACAGGAACCACTGCCGGTTGCCGGGCAACGGAAGGTGGTGGTCGACTCGGCGGACCACCCCGTCGCGGTCATCGAACTCACCGACGTACGGGTCGTCCGGCTCGGTGACGTGGACCTGGCCCACGCCATCGACGAGGGTGAGGGGTTCACCTCCGTCGCCGACTGGCGGACCGGCCACGAGCAGTTCTGGCACAGTGCCGAATACCGCGACTTCCTGGGTGATCCGTCGTTCAGCGTCGACGACGACACTCGCGCGGTGGCGCAGCGTTTCAGGGTCGTGGAGCGGTTCTGA
- a CDS encoding ABC transporter ATP-binding protein — translation MATVTYSKATRVYAGTERPAVNQLDLEIGDGEFLVLVGPSGCGKSTSLRMLAGLEDVDDGSIFIDSRDVTHLPPKARDIAMVFQNYALYPHMTVYENMAFALKLRKTSKAEIDRRVKEAAALLQLDDYLGRKPKALSGGQRQRVAMGRAIVREPQVFLMDEPLSNLDAKLRVQTRTQIASLQAKLGITTVYVTHDQVEAMTMGHRVAVMLDGVLQQVDTPRALYDTPSNVFVAGFMGSPAMNIKTVPLTENGANFAELIVPLTREQVEAAKADGGNGNVTVGFRPEDCDLVSPTEGGLPVVVELVEDLGSDANIYGTATINGTSERFVVRTDRRTMPNMGDTVYVKPRTGKNHTFHATTGVRI, via the coding sequence ATGGCTACGGTCACCTATTCCAAGGCCACCCGCGTGTACGCGGGTACCGAACGCCCCGCGGTCAACCAGCTCGACCTGGAGATCGGCGACGGCGAGTTCCTCGTCCTGGTCGGCCCCTCCGGCTGCGGTAAGTCCACCAGCCTCCGGATGCTCGCCGGCCTGGAGGACGTCGACGACGGCTCGATCTTCATCGACAGCCGCGACGTCACCCACCTGCCGCCGAAGGCCCGGGACATCGCGATGGTGTTCCAGAACTACGCGCTCTACCCGCACATGACGGTCTACGAGAACATGGCGTTCGCGCTGAAGCTCCGTAAGACCTCGAAGGCGGAGATCGACCGTCGGGTCAAGGAGGCGGCGGCGCTGCTCCAGCTCGACGACTACCTCGGCCGCAAGCCGAAGGCGCTCTCCGGTGGCCAGCGCCAGCGGGTCGCGATGGGCCGGGCGATCGTCCGCGAGCCGCAGGTCTTCCTGATGGACGAGCCGCTGTCGAACCTCGACGCCAAGCTCCGCGTGCAGACCCGTACCCAGATCGCGTCGCTGCAGGCCAAGCTCGGCATCACCACCGTGTACGTCACCCACGACCAGGTCGAGGCCATGACCATGGGTCACCGGGTGGCGGTCATGCTCGACGGTGTGCTCCAGCAGGTCGACACCCCGCGGGCGCTCTACGACACCCCGTCGAACGTCTTCGTCGCCGGCTTCATGGGCTCCCCGGCCATGAACATCAAGACCGTCCCGCTGACCGAAAACGGCGCGAACTTCGCCGAGCTGATCGTCCCGCTCACCCGTGAGCAGGTCGAGGCGGCCAAGGCCGACGGCGGCAACGGCAACGTCACCGTGGGCTTCCGCCCCGAGGACTGCGACCTGGTCAGCCCGACCGAGGGCGGCCTGCCGGTCGTCGTCGAACTGGTCGAGGACCTCGGCTCGGACGCGAACATCTACGGCACCGCCACGATCAACGGCACCTCCGAGCGGTTCGTGGTCCGGACCGACCGGCGCACGATGCCGAACATGGGCGACACCGTCTACGTGAAGCCGCGTACCGGCAAGAACCACACCTTCCACGCCACCACCGGCGTACGGATCTGA
- the recD2 gene encoding SF1B family DNA helicase RecD2: MTATGSAGAAATAATAGGAGVAATSAAGRQPAAVLEAVLERITYANEETGYTIARVATERSGNDLLTVVGALLGAQPGESLRLVGRWGSHPKYGRQFEVHSYTTVLPATIQGIERYLGSGLIKGIGPKMAARIVELFGAETLRIIEEEPGRLVEVHGLGKKRTAMIGAAWEEQKAIKEVMIFLQGVGVSTSLAVRIYKKYGDKSVAVVRDEPYRLAADVWGIGFKTADTIAQAVGIPHDSPQRVQAGIQYTLSEATDSGHCYLPEPNLVADATEILQVPADLVRTCLDTLVTEEGVVREQVPNPSTEGGTIPAVYLVPFHRAETALANSLLRLLNHRSDRMPAFAGVDWDRALAWLRTRTGADLAEEQERAVRLALTAKVAVLTGGPGCGKSFTVKSIIALAAAKQAKIVLAAPTGRAAKRMTELTGHPAATVHRLLQLRPGGEPTHDRDNPIDADLVVVDEASMLDLILANKLVKAVAPGAHLLLVGDVDQLPSVGAGEVLRDILGAESIPRVRLTKIFRQAQESGVVVNAHRINAGQPPAIGEYPDFFLFPVDEPEETAKLVVDIVARRIPRKFKLHPRDIQVLTPMHRGPAGAGNLNTILQEALAPHRESMPERRHGARVFRVGDKVIQIRNNYDKGRAGVFNGTVGVVTALSGEDRQLTVRTDEDEDLTYDFDELDELQHAYAITVHRSQGSEYPAVVVPVSMSSYTMLQRNLLYTAVTRARKLVVLAGSRKAIAIAVRTAGTGRRHTALTHRLVSAAQ, from the coding sequence CTGACCGCGACCGGATCCGCCGGAGCCGCAGCAACAGCCGCAACCGCCGGGGGCGCCGGAGTCGCAGCCACGTCGGCGGCGGGTCGACAGCCCGCCGCCGTGCTGGAAGCGGTGTTGGAGCGGATCACGTACGCCAACGAGGAGACCGGCTACACGATCGCACGGGTGGCCACCGAACGCTCCGGCAACGACCTGCTCACCGTGGTCGGCGCGCTGCTCGGTGCGCAGCCCGGGGAGAGCCTGCGGCTGGTCGGGCGCTGGGGCTCGCACCCGAAGTACGGGCGGCAGTTCGAGGTGCACTCGTACACGACGGTGCTGCCGGCGACGATCCAGGGCATCGAGCGTTACCTCGGCTCGGGGCTGATCAAGGGGATCGGACCGAAGATGGCGGCCCGGATCGTGGAGCTGTTCGGGGCGGAGACCCTACGGATCATCGAGGAGGAGCCGGGGCGGCTGGTCGAGGTGCACGGGCTCGGCAAGAAACGTACCGCGATGATCGGCGCGGCCTGGGAGGAACAGAAGGCGATCAAGGAAGTAATGATCTTCCTTCAGGGCGTCGGAGTCTCCACCTCGCTGGCCGTACGGATCTACAAGAAGTACGGCGACAAGTCCGTCGCCGTGGTCCGCGACGAGCCGTACCGGCTGGCCGCCGACGTGTGGGGGATCGGCTTCAAGACCGCCGACACCATCGCCCAGGCCGTCGGCATCCCGCACGACAGCCCGCAACGGGTCCAGGCCGGCATCCAGTACACCCTCTCCGAGGCGACCGACAGCGGTCACTGTTACCTGCCCGAGCCGAACCTGGTCGCCGACGCCACCGAGATCCTCCAGGTCCCCGCCGACCTGGTCCGCACCTGCCTCGACACCCTGGTCACCGAGGAGGGCGTGGTACGCGAACAGGTGCCGAACCCGAGCACGGAGGGCGGGACCATTCCGGCGGTGTACCTGGTGCCGTTCCACCGGGCCGAGACCGCGCTCGCCAACAGCCTGCTCCGGCTACTCAACCACCGCAGTGACCGGATGCCGGCGTTCGCCGGGGTCGACTGGGACAGGGCGCTCGCCTGGTTGCGTACCAGAACCGGCGCCGACCTGGCCGAGGAGCAGGAACGGGCGGTCCGGCTCGCCCTCACCGCGAAGGTCGCCGTCCTCACCGGCGGACCCGGCTGCGGCAAGTCCTTCACGGTCAAGTCCATCATCGCGCTCGCCGCGGCGAAGCAGGCGAAGATCGTGCTGGCGGCGCCGACCGGGCGGGCCGCGAAACGGATGACCGAACTGACCGGGCACCCGGCCGCCACCGTGCACCGGCTGCTGCAACTGCGACCCGGCGGCGAACCGACCCACGACCGGGACAACCCGATCGACGCCGACCTGGTCGTGGTCGACGAGGCGTCGATGCTCGACCTGATCCTCGCCAACAAGCTGGTCAAGGCGGTGGCGCCGGGCGCGCACCTGCTGCTGGTCGGCGACGTGGACCAGTTGCCCTCGGTCGGTGCCGGCGAGGTGCTGCGCGACATCCTCGGCGCCGAGAGCATTCCCCGGGTACGCCTGACAAAGATCTTCCGGCAGGCCCAGGAGTCCGGGGTGGTGGTGAACGCTCACCGGATCAACGCGGGTCAGCCGCCCGCGATCGGCGAGTATCCCGACTTCTTCCTCTTCCCGGTAGACGAACCGGAGGAGACCGCGAAGCTGGTGGTGGACATCGTCGCCCGCCGCATCCCACGCAAGTTCAAGCTGCATCCGCGCGACATCCAGGTGCTCACCCCGATGCACCGGGGCCCGGCCGGCGCCGGCAACCTCAACACGATCCTCCAGGAGGCGCTCGCCCCGCACCGGGAGTCGATGCCGGAGCGGCGGCACGGGGCCAGGGTGTTCCGGGTCGGCGACAAGGTGATCCAGATCCGGAACAACTACGACAAGGGCAGGGCCGGGGTCTTCAACGGCACCGTCGGCGTGGTCACCGCGCTCAGCGGCGAAGACCGCCAGCTCACCGTCCGCACCGACGAGGACGAGGACCTGACGTACGACTTCGACGAGCTCGACGAGTTGCAGCACGCGTACGCGATCACGGTGCACCGCTCGCAGGGGAGTGAGTATCCGGCGGTGGTGGTGCCGGTGTCGATGAGTTCGTACACCATGTTGCAGCGCAACCTGCTCTACACGGCGGTCACCCGGGCGCGGAAGCTCGTCGTGCTGGCCGGTTCACGCAAGGCGATCGCGATCGCGGTCCGTACCGCCGGGACCGGGCGGCGCCACACCGCCCTGACCCACCGGCTGGTCTCCGCCGCACAGTGA
- a CDS encoding epoxide hydrolase family protein: MSENTEVKPFRIDIPQADLDDLSDRLGRTRWPDEIPDAGWDYGVPVAYVRELAEYWRDGYDWRAWEAKINQYPQFTTEVDGQNIHFLHVRSPHADALPLILTHGWPGSVVEYLNVIEPLTNPVDGSQAFHLVIPSLPGFGFSGPTHERGWNRYRTARAWAELMRRLGYDRFGAVGNDGGSFVSPELGRIDPEHVVGVHVTQIFSFPSGDPAEFARITPEDQKALERLQWFYDNKMSFNALLSQQPQTLSYGIFDSPVGLLGWNAQLFGDAADVDADFVLTNTMLYWLTGTATSATRFYYEDAKAEHPTEPTTVPIGVAMFEGDFVSMRTFAERDHRNIVHWKSYGPGGHYAAHIAPDVLAGDLRTFYAKLR; encoded by the coding sequence ATGAGCGAGAACACCGAGGTCAAGCCCTTCCGCATCGACATCCCGCAGGCCGACCTGGACGACCTCTCCGACCGGCTCGGCCGCACCCGCTGGCCGGACGAGATCCCGGACGCCGGCTGGGACTACGGCGTGCCGGTGGCGTACGTGCGCGAGCTCGCCGAGTACTGGCGCGACGGGTACGACTGGCGGGCCTGGGAGGCGAAAATCAACCAGTACCCGCAGTTCACCACCGAGGTCGACGGGCAGAACATCCACTTCCTGCACGTACGCTCCCCGCACGCCGACGCGCTGCCGCTGATCCTGACCCACGGCTGGCCCGGTTCGGTTGTGGAATACCTCAACGTGATCGAGCCGCTGACCAACCCGGTCGACGGGTCGCAGGCGTTCCACCTGGTGATCCCCTCGTTGCCCGGCTTCGGCTTCTCCGGTCCGACCCACGAGCGGGGCTGGAACCGTTACCGCACCGCGAGGGCGTGGGCGGAGCTGATGCGACGGCTCGGTTACGACCGGTTCGGCGCGGTCGGCAACGACGGTGGTTCGTTCGTCTCGCCCGAACTGGGCCGGATCGACCCGGAGCACGTGGTCGGCGTACACGTGACCCAGATCTTCTCGTTCCCGTCCGGCGACCCGGCCGAGTTCGCGAGGATCACGCCGGAGGACCAGAAGGCGCTGGAGAGGCTCCAGTGGTTCTACGACAACAAGATGTCGTTCAACGCCCTGCTCTCGCAGCAGCCGCAGACCCTGTCGTACGGGATCTTCGACTCGCCGGTCGGGCTGCTCGGCTGGAACGCGCAACTCTTCGGTGACGCCGCCGACGTGGACGCCGACTTCGTGCTGACCAACACGATGCTCTACTGGCTCACCGGCACCGCGACCTCGGCGACCCGGTTCTACTACGAGGACGCGAAGGCCGAGCACCCTACGGAGCCGACCACGGTGCCGATCGGGGTGGCGATGTTCGAGGGCGACTTCGTCTCCATGCGTACGTTCGCCGAGCGCGACCACCGCAACATCGTGCACTGGAAGTCGTACGGCCCCGGCGGCCACTACGCCGCGCACATCGCCCCGGACGTGCTCGCCGGGGACCTGCGCACCTTCTACGCCAAGCTGCGCTGA
- a CDS encoding helix-turn-helix transcriptional regulator — protein sequence MLETSARLLRLLSLLQARRDWAGAALAERLQVSERTVRRDIDRLRELGYPVHASRGTDGGYRLGAGAAMPPLLLDDEEAVAVAVGLRTAAGGTITGIEESSVRALTKLEQVLPARLRARVNALQTYTEPVPADRPGPVVDPAVLTTLVAACRDSERLRFDYRAHDGTGAVRAVEPYRLVSWGRRWYLLAWDVDRQDWRTFRVDRIRPRTPTGPRFPPRDPPEGGAAAYVSRGVSAAAWRYRSRVLVYAPAEVVAERINPAVGVVEALDDHTCVLNTGADSVQTLAVYLGLLGVDFDVTEPPELVEHLRTLAVRYGRATPTG from the coding sequence ATGTTGGAGACCTCGGCGCGGCTGCTACGTCTGCTGTCGTTGTTGCAGGCCAGGCGGGACTGGGCCGGCGCCGCGCTGGCCGAACGGCTCCAGGTGAGCGAACGGACCGTACGCCGCGACATCGACCGGCTGCGCGAACTCGGCTACCCCGTGCACGCCAGCCGGGGCACCGACGGTGGTTACCGACTCGGCGCGGGCGCCGCCATGCCGCCGCTGCTGCTCGACGACGAGGAGGCGGTGGCCGTGGCGGTCGGCCTGCGTACGGCCGCCGGTGGCACCATCACCGGCATCGAGGAGTCGTCGGTACGCGCGCTCACCAAACTCGAACAGGTGCTGCCGGCCCGACTACGGGCCCGGGTCAACGCGTTGCAGACGTACACCGAGCCGGTGCCGGCGGACCGCCCCGGACCGGTGGTCGACCCGGCCGTACTGACCACGCTCGTAGCGGCCTGCCGGGACTCCGAACGACTCCGGTTCGACTACCGGGCCCATGACGGGACCGGCGCCGTCCGGGCGGTCGAGCCGTACCGGCTGGTCTCGTGGGGACGCCGCTGGTACCTGCTCGCCTGGGACGTCGACCGGCAGGACTGGCGTACGTTCCGGGTCGACCGGATCCGGCCCCGTACGCCCACCGGGCCGCGTTTCCCGCCACGCGATCCACCGGAGGGAGGCGCCGCCGCGTACGTCTCCCGGGGTGTCTCGGCTGCGGCCTGGCGCTACCGGTCCCGCGTCCTGGTGTACGCGCCCGCGGAGGTGGTGGCCGAGCGGATCAACCCGGCGGTTGGTGTGGTGGAGGCGCTGGACGACCACACCTGTGTGCTGAACACCGGCGCGGACAGCGTGCAGACGCTCGCGGTGTACCTCGGCCTGCTCGGCGTCGACTTCGACGTCACCGAGCCCCCCGAACTCGTCGAGCACCTACGGACCCTGGCCGTCCGCTACGGACGTGCCACACCGACCGGTTAG
- a CDS encoding GNAT family N-acetyltransferase, translated as MAVQLRSVQRRDVPRLAVLLGQLGYPTDEAAVHERLDYWLDDVSSWLVGADDGGDLVGVAALHVIPMLEVTGRFGRLVALVVDDRYRGQGVGYALVTAVEQRAREAGCLRLEVTSSRHRDRAHAFYQRLGYEDASPSKARFLKDLGG; from the coding sequence ATGGCCGTACAACTGAGGTCGGTCCAGCGGCGGGACGTGCCGCGACTCGCCGTCCTGCTCGGGCAGTTGGGGTATCCGACCGACGAGGCGGCGGTGCACGAGCGCCTCGACTACTGGCTGGACGATGTGTCGAGCTGGCTGGTCGGCGCCGACGACGGCGGTGACCTGGTCGGCGTCGCCGCGCTGCACGTCATTCCGATGCTGGAGGTGACCGGCAGGTTCGGGCGGTTGGTGGCGTTGGTCGTCGACGACCGCTATCGGGGCCAGGGTGTCGGCTACGCGCTGGTCACGGCGGTCGAGCAACGCGCCCGCGAGGCCGGCTGCCTCCGCCTGGAGGTCACCAGCAGCCGGCACCGGGACCGGGCGCACGCGTTCTACCAGCGGCTGGGTTACGAGGACGCCAGCCCGTCCAAGGCCCGTTTCCTCAAGGACCTCGGCGGCTGA
- a CDS encoding DUF4362 domain-containing protein, whose protein sequence is MGEAVVVQRLSYLALVMVVLSACGGPDTSDAPDVATAAAVEGSSTAIEDCGTFELSQKNVDLPEDAATCFIDAAQAGRPARLKVTRPTTEGDPITSVYEAGVDGGVEVVRDSRQDRFGEQNVSRRTCTGPVSRRGLIDFAQCSEPTPVES, encoded by the coding sequence ATGGGGGAAGCTGTCGTGGTGCAGCGACTTTCGTACCTGGCCCTGGTCATGGTGGTGCTTTCGGCCTGTGGCGGACCGGACACGTCAGACGCGCCAGACGTGGCCACCGCCGCCGCGGTTGAGGGGAGTTCGACGGCGATCGAGGACTGCGGGACGTTCGAACTGTCGCAGAAGAACGTCGACCTTCCCGAGGATGCCGCCACGTGCTTCATCGATGCCGCGCAGGCCGGGCGTCCGGCCCGCCTCAAGGTGACCAGGCCCACCACGGAAGGTGACCCGATCACCTCGGTGTACGAGGCGGGCGTTGACGGTGGAGTCGAGGTCGTCAGGGATTCCCGGCAGGACAGGTTCGGGGAACAGAACGTCAGCCGCCGGACCTGTACCGGGCCGGTTTCCAGGCGTGGGCTGATCGACTTCGCTCAGTGTTCCGAACCGACTCCGGTGGAGAGCTGA